In Rhinopithecus roxellana isolate Shanxi Qingling chromosome 16, ASM756505v1, whole genome shotgun sequence, a single genomic region encodes these proteins:
- the STOML2 gene encoding stomatin-like protein 2, mitochondrial, whose protein sequence is MLARAARGTGALLLRGSLQASGRAPRRASSGLPRNTVVLFVPQQEAWVVERMGRFHRILEPGLNILIPVLDRIRYVQSLKEIVINVPEQSAVTLDNVTLQIDGVLYLRIMDPYKASYGVEDPEYAVTQLAQTTMRSELGKLSLDKVFRERESLNASIVDAINQAADCWGIRCLRYEIKDIHVPPRVKESMQMQVEAERRKRATVLESEGTRESAINVAEGKKQAQILASEAEKAEQINQAAGEASAVLAKAKAKAEAIRILAAALTQHNGDAAASLTVAEQYVSAFSKLAKDSNTILLPSNPGDVTSMVAQAMGVYGALTKPPVPGTPDSVSSGNSRDVQGTDASLDEELDRVKMS, encoded by the exons ATGCTGGCGCGCGCAGCGCGGGGCACTGGGGCCCTTTTGCTGAGG ggCTCTCTACAGGCTTCTGGTCGCGCTCCGCGCCGTGCCTCCTCCGGATTGCCCCGAAACACCGTGGTACTGTTCGTGCCGCAGCAGGAGGCCTGGGTGGTGGAGCGAATGGGCCGATTCCACCGGATCCTGGAGCCT GGTTTGAACATCCTCATCCCTGTGTTAGACCGGATCCGATATGTGCAGAGTCTCAAGGAAATTGTCATCAACGTGCCTGAGCAGTCGGCTGTGACTCTCG ACAATGTAACTCTGCAAATTGATGGAGTCCTTTACCTGCGCATCATGGACCCTTACAAG GCAAGCTATGGTGTGGAGGACCCTGAGTATGCCGTCACCCAGCTAGCTCAAACAACCATGAGATCAGAGCTTGGCAAACTCTCTCTGGACAAAGTCTTCCGG GAACGGGAGTCCCTGAATGCCAGCATTGTGGATGCCATCAACCAAGCTGCTGACTGCTGGGGTATCCGCTGCCTCCGTTATGAGATCAAGGATATCCATGTGCCACCCCGGGTGAAAGAGTCTATGCAGATGCAG GTGGAGGCAGAGCGGCGGAAACGGGCCACAGTTCTAGAGTCTGAGGGGACCCGAGAGTCGGCCATCAATGTGGCAGAGGGGAAGAAACAGGCCCAGATCCTGGCCTCCGAAGCAGAAAAGGCTGAACAGATAAATCAGGCAGCAG GAGAGGCCAGTGCAGTTCTGGCCAAGGCCAAGGCTAAAGCTGAAGCTATTCGAATCCTGGCTGCAGCTCTGACACAACAT AATGGAGATGCAGCAGCTTCACTGACTGTGGCAGAGCAGTATGTCAGCGCGTTCTCCAAACTGGCCAAGGACTCCAACACTATCCTACTGCCCTCCAATCCCGGCGATGTcaccagcatggtggctcag GCCATGGGTGTCTATGGAGCCCTCACCAAACCCCCAGTGCCAGGGACTCCAGACTCGGTCTCCAGTGGGAACAGCAGAGATGTCCAGGGTACAGATGCAAGTCTTGATGAGGAACTTGATCGAGTCAAGATGAGTTAG
- the PIGO gene encoding GPI ethanolamine phosphate transferase 3 isoform X2, giving the protein MPGRRRRRRRSTSGCHCRMQKASVLLFLAWVCFVFYAGIALFTSGFLLTRLELTNYSSCQEPPGPGSLPWGSQGKPGACWMASRFSRVVLVLIDALRFDFAQPQHSHVPGEPPVSLPFLGKLSSLHRILETQPHHARLYRSQVDPPTTTMQRLKALTTGSLPTFIDAGSNFASHAIVEDNLIKQLTSAGRRVVFMGDDTWKDLFPGAFSKAFFFPSFNVRDLDTVDNGILEHLHPTMDSGEWDVLIAHFLGVDHCGHKHGPHHPEMAKKLSQMDQVIQGLVERLENDTLLVVAGDHGMTTNGDHGGDSELEVSAALFLYSPTALFPSTPPEEPEVIPQVSLVPTLALLLGLPIPFGNIGEVMAELFSGGEDSQPHSSALAQASALHLNAQQVSRFLHTYSTATRDLQAKELHQLQNLFSKASADYQWLLQSPNGAEATLPTVIAELQQFLRGARAMCIESWARFSLSFLLLHLLAAGIPITTPGPFIVPWRAVSAWALMATQTFYSTGHQPVFPAIHWHAAFVGFPEGHGSCTWLPALLVGANTFASHLLFAVGCPLLLLWPFLCESQGLRKRQQPPGNEAEARVRPEEEEEPLMEMRLRDAPHHFYAALLQLGLKYLFILGIQILACALAASILRRHLMVWKVFAPKFIFEAVGFIVSSVGLLLGIALVMRVDGAVSSWFRQLFLAQQR; this is encoded by the exons ATGCCAGGCCGcaggcgccgccgccgccgcagcaCTTCCGGGTGCCATTGCAG GATGCAGAAAGCCTCAGTGCTGCTCTTCCTGGCCTGGGTCTGCTTCGTTTTCTACGCTGGCATTGCCCTCTTCACCAGTGGCTTCCTGCTCACCCGTTTGGAACTCACCAACTATAGCAGCTGCCAAGAGCCCCCAGGCCCTGGGTCCCTGCCATGGGGGAGCCAAGGGAAACCTGGGGCCTGCTGGATGGCTTCCCGATTTTCGCGGGTTGTGTTGGTGCTAATAGATGCTCTGCGATTTGACTTCGCCCAGCCCCAGCACTCACATGTGCCTGGAGAGCCTCCTGTCTCCCTACCCTTCCTGGGCAAACTAAGCTCCCTGCATAGGATCCTGGAGACTcagccccaccatgcccggctctaCCGATCTCAGGTTGACCCTCCTACCACCACCATGCAGCGCCTCAAGGCCCTCACCACTGGCTCACTGCCTACTTTTATTGATGCTGGTAGTAACTTTGCCAGCCACGCCATAGTGGAAGACAATCTCATTAAGCAGCTCACCAGCGCAG GAAGGCGTGTAGTCTTCATGGGAGATGATACCTGGAAAGACCTTTTCCCTGGTGCTTTCTCCAAAGCTTTCTTCTTCCCATCCTTCAATGTCAGAGACCTAGACACAGTGGACAATGGCATCCTGGAACACCTCCACCCCACCA TGGACAGTGGTGAATGGGACGTGCTGATTGCTCACTTCCTGGGTGTGGACCACTGTGGCCACAAGCATGGCCCTCACCACCCTGAAATGGCCAAGAAACTTAGCCAGATGGACCAGGTGATCCA GGGACTTGTGGAGCGTCTGGAGAATGACACACTGCTGGTAGTGGCTGGGGACCATGGAATGACCACAAATGGAGACCATGGAGGGGACAGTGAGCTGGAGGTCTCAGCTGCACTCTTTCTGTATAGCCCCACAGCACTCTTCCCCAGCACCCCACCAGAG GAGCCAGAGGTGATTCCTCAAGTTAGCCTTGTGCCCACACTGGCCCTACTGCTGGGCCTGCCCATCCCATTTGGAAACATCGGGGAAGTGATGGCTGAGCTATTCTCAGGGGGTGAGgactcccagccccactcctctGCTTTAGCCCAAGCCTCAGCTCTCCATCTCAATGCTCAGCAG GTGTCCCGATTTCTTCATACCTACTCCACTGCTACTCGGGACCTTCAAGCTAAGGAGCTTCATCAGCTGCAGAACCTCTTCTCCAAGGCCTCTGCTGACTACCAGTGGCTTCTGCAGAGTCCCAATGGGGCTGAGGCGACACTGCCGACTGTGATTGCTGAGCTGCAGCAGTTCCTGCGGGGAGCTCGGGCCATGTGCATCGAGTCTTGGGCTCGTTTCTCTCTG AGCTTCCTTCTCCTACATCTGCTTGCTGCTGGGATACCCATCACCACCCCTG GTCCTTTTATTGTGCCATGGCGGGCAGTCTCAGCTTGGGCCCTCATGGCCACACAGACCTTCTACTCCACGGGCCACCAGCCTGTCTTTCCAGCCATCCATTGGCATGCAGCCTTCGTGGGATTCCCAGAGGGTCATGGCTCCTGTACTTGGCTGCCTGCTTTGCTAGTGGGAGCCAACACTTTTGCCTCCCACCTCCTCTTTGCAG TAGGTTGCCCactgctcctgctctggcctttCCTGTGTGAGAGTCAAGGGCTGCGGAAGAGACAGCAGCCCCCAGGGAATGAAGCTGAAGCCAGAGTCAGACccgaggaggaagaggagccacTGATGGAGATGCGTCTCCGGGATGCGCCTCACCACTTCTATGCAGCACTGCTGCAGCTGGGCCTCAAGTACCTCTTTATCCTTGGTATTCAG ATTCTGGCCTGTGCCTTGGCAGCCTCCATCCTTCGCAGGCATCTCATGGTCTGGAAAGTGTTTGCCCCTAA GTTCATTTTTGAGGCTGTGGGCTTCATTGTGAGCAGCGTGGGACTTCTCCTGGGCATAGCTTTGGTGATGAGAGTGGATGGTGCTGTGAGCTCCTGGTTCAGGCAGCTATTTCTGGCCCAGCAGAGGTAG
- the PIGO gene encoding GPI ethanolamine phosphate transferase 3 isoform X1 yields MPGRRRRRRRSTSGCHCRMQKASVLLFLAWVCFVFYAGIALFTSGFLLTRLELTNYSSCQEPPGPGSLPWGSQGKPGACWMASRFSRVVLVLIDALRFDFAQPQHSHVPGEPPVSLPFLGKLSSLHRILETQPHHARLYRSQVDPPTTTMQRLKALTTGSLPTFIDAGSNFASHAIVEDNLIKQLTSAGRRVVFMGDDTWKDLFPGAFSKAFFFPSFNVRDLDTVDNGILEHLHPTMDSGEWDVLIAHFLGVDHCGHKHGPHHPEMAKKLSQMDQVIQGLVERLENDTLLVVAGDHGMTTNGDHGGDSELEVSAALFLYSPTALFPSTPPEEPEVIPQVSLVPTLALLLGLPIPFGNIGEVMAELFSGGEDSQPHSSALAQASALHLNAQQVSRFLHTYSTATRDLQAKELHQLQNLFSKASADYQWLLQSPNGAEATLPTVIAELQQFLRGARAMCIESWARFSLVRMAGGAALLVAACFICLLASQWAISPDFPFHPLLLIPVAWGLVGTIAYAGLLGIIELKLDLVLLGAVAAVSSFLPFLWKAWAGWGSKRPLATLFPIPGPVLLLLLFRLAVFFSDSFVVAEARATPFLLGSFILLLVVQLHWEGQLLPPKLLTMPRRGTSATTNPPRHSSAYALRLGIGLLLCTRLAGLFHRCPEETPVCHSSPWLSPLASMVGGRAKNLWYGACVAALVALLAAVRLWLCHYGNLKSPEPPMLFVRWGLPLMALGTAAYWALASGADEAPPRLRALVSGASMVLPWAVAGLAASGLALLLWKPVTVLVKAGAGAPRTRTVLTPFSGPPTSQADLDYVVPQIYRHMREEFRGRLERTKSQGTLTVAAYQLGSVYSAAMVTALTLLAFPLLLLHAERISLVFLLLFLQSFLLLHLLAAGIPITTPGPFIVPWRAVSAWALMATQTFYSTGHQPVFPAIHWHAAFVGFPEGHGSCTWLPALLVGANTFASHLLFAVGCPLLLLWPFLCESQGLRKRQQPPGNEAEARVRPEEEEEPLMEMRLRDAPHHFYAALLQLGLKYLFILGIQILACALAASILRRHLMVWKVFAPKFIFEAVGFIVSSVGLLLGIALVMRVDGAVSSWFRQLFLAQQR; encoded by the exons ATGCCAGGCCGcaggcgccgccgccgccgcagcaCTTCCGGGTGCCATTGCAG GATGCAGAAAGCCTCAGTGCTGCTCTTCCTGGCCTGGGTCTGCTTCGTTTTCTACGCTGGCATTGCCCTCTTCACCAGTGGCTTCCTGCTCACCCGTTTGGAACTCACCAACTATAGCAGCTGCCAAGAGCCCCCAGGCCCTGGGTCCCTGCCATGGGGGAGCCAAGGGAAACCTGGGGCCTGCTGGATGGCTTCCCGATTTTCGCGGGTTGTGTTGGTGCTAATAGATGCTCTGCGATTTGACTTCGCCCAGCCCCAGCACTCACATGTGCCTGGAGAGCCTCCTGTCTCCCTACCCTTCCTGGGCAAACTAAGCTCCCTGCATAGGATCCTGGAGACTcagccccaccatgcccggctctaCCGATCTCAGGTTGACCCTCCTACCACCACCATGCAGCGCCTCAAGGCCCTCACCACTGGCTCACTGCCTACTTTTATTGATGCTGGTAGTAACTTTGCCAGCCACGCCATAGTGGAAGACAATCTCATTAAGCAGCTCACCAGCGCAG GAAGGCGTGTAGTCTTCATGGGAGATGATACCTGGAAAGACCTTTTCCCTGGTGCTTTCTCCAAAGCTTTCTTCTTCCCATCCTTCAATGTCAGAGACCTAGACACAGTGGACAATGGCATCCTGGAACACCTCCACCCCACCA TGGACAGTGGTGAATGGGACGTGCTGATTGCTCACTTCCTGGGTGTGGACCACTGTGGCCACAAGCATGGCCCTCACCACCCTGAAATGGCCAAGAAACTTAGCCAGATGGACCAGGTGATCCA GGGACTTGTGGAGCGTCTGGAGAATGACACACTGCTGGTAGTGGCTGGGGACCATGGAATGACCACAAATGGAGACCATGGAGGGGACAGTGAGCTGGAGGTCTCAGCTGCACTCTTTCTGTATAGCCCCACAGCACTCTTCCCCAGCACCCCACCAGAG GAGCCAGAGGTGATTCCTCAAGTTAGCCTTGTGCCCACACTGGCCCTACTGCTGGGCCTGCCCATCCCATTTGGAAACATCGGGGAAGTGATGGCTGAGCTATTCTCAGGGGGTGAGgactcccagccccactcctctGCTTTAGCCCAAGCCTCAGCTCTCCATCTCAATGCTCAGCAG GTGTCCCGATTTCTTCATACCTACTCCACTGCTACTCGGGACCTTCAAGCTAAGGAGCTTCATCAGCTGCAGAACCTCTTCTCCAAGGCCTCTGCTGACTACCAGTGGCTTCTGCAGAGTCCCAATGGGGCTGAGGCGACACTGCCGACTGTGATTGCTGAGCTGCAGCAGTTCCTGCGGGGAGCTCGGGCCATGTGCATCGAGTCTTGGGCTCGTTTCTCTCTGGTCCGCATGGCAGGGGGTGCTGCTCTCTTGGTTGCTGCCTGCTTTATCTGCCTGCTGGCATCTCAGTGGGCAATATCCCCAGACTTTCCATTCCACCCTCTACTTCTGATACCCGTGGCCTGGGGTCTTGTTGGGACCATAGCGTATGCTGGACTCCTGGGAATTATTGAGCTGAAGCTAGATCTAGTGCTTCTAGGggctgtggctgcagtgagctcattCCTGCCTTTTCTGTGGAAAGCCTGGGCTGGCTGGGGGTCCAAGAGACCTCTGGCAACCCTGTTTCCTATCCCTGGGCCCGTCCTGTTACTCCTGCTCTTTCGCTTGGCTGTGTTCTTCTCTGATAGTTTTGTTGTAGCTGAGGCCAGGGCCACCCCCTTCCTTCTGGGCTCATTCATCCTGCTCCTGGTTGTCCAGCTTCACTGGGAGGGCCAGCTGCTTCCACCTAAGCTGCTCACAATGCCCCGCCGTGGCACTTCGGCCACAACAAACCCCCCACGGCACAGTAGTGCATATGCCCTGAGGCTTGGAATTGGGTTGCTATTATGCACAAGGCTAGCTGGGCTTTTTCATCGTTGCCCTGAAGAGACACCTGTTTGCCACTCCTCTCCCTGGCTGAGTCCTCTGGCATCCATGGTGGGTGGTCGAGCCAAGAATTTGTGGTATGGAGCTTGCGTGGCAGCACTGGTGGCCCTGTTAGCTGCTGTGCGCTTGTGGCTTTGCCACTATGGTAATCTCAAGAGCCCCGAGCCACCCATGCTTTTTGTGCGCTGGGGACTGCCCCTAATGGCATTGGGTACTGCTGCCTACTGGGCATTGGCATCAGGGGCAGATGAGGCTCCCCCCCGTCTCCGGGCCCTGGTCTCTGGGGCATCCATGGTGCTGCCTTGGGCTGTAGCAGGGCTGGCTGCTTCAGGGCTCGCGCTGCTGCTTTGGAAGCCTGTGACGGTGCTGGTGAAGGCTGGGGCAGGCGCTCCAAGGACCAGGACTGTCCTCACTCCCTTCTCAGGCCCCCCCACTTCTCAAGCTGACCTGGATTATGTGGTCCCTCAAATCTACCGACACATGCGGGAGGAGTTCCGGGGCCGGCTAGAGAGGACCAAATCTCAGGGTACCCTGACTGTGGCTGCTTATCAGTTGGGGAGTGTCTACTCAGCTGCTATGGTCACAGCCCTCACCCTGTTGGCCTTCCCACTCCTGCTGTTGCATGCGGAGCGCATCAGCCTTGTGTTCCTGCTTCTGTTTCTGCAGAGCTTCCTTCTCCTACATCTGCTTGCTGCTGGGATACCCATCACCACCCCTG GTCCTTTTATTGTGCCATGGCGGGCAGTCTCAGCTTGGGCCCTCATGGCCACACAGACCTTCTACTCCACGGGCCACCAGCCTGTCTTTCCAGCCATCCATTGGCATGCAGCCTTCGTGGGATTCCCAGAGGGTCATGGCTCCTGTACTTGGCTGCCTGCTTTGCTAGTGGGAGCCAACACTTTTGCCTCCCACCTCCTCTTTGCAG TAGGTTGCCCactgctcctgctctggcctttCCTGTGTGAGAGTCAAGGGCTGCGGAAGAGACAGCAGCCCCCAGGGAATGAAGCTGAAGCCAGAGTCAGACccgaggaggaagaggagccacTGATGGAGATGCGTCTCCGGGATGCGCCTCACCACTTCTATGCAGCACTGCTGCAGCTGGGCCTCAAGTACCTCTTTATCCTTGGTATTCAG ATTCTGGCCTGTGCCTTGGCAGCCTCCATCCTTCGCAGGCATCTCATGGTCTGGAAAGTGTTTGCCCCTAA GTTCATTTTTGAGGCTGTGGGCTTCATTGTGAGCAGCGTGGGACTTCTCCTGGGCATAGCTTTGGTGATGAGAGTGGATGGTGCTGTGAGCTCCTGGTTCAGGCAGCTATTTCTGGCCCAGCAGAGGTAG